The following are encoded in a window of Sandaracinaceae bacterium genomic DNA:
- the add gene encoding adenosine deaminase produces MALPISFFEKLPKTDLHVHLDGSLRLATLIELAEEQGVELPSTDPLELRRKLHLGENTGSLVEYLKAFETTLKVLQTEDSLIRAARELAEDAAAENVRYMEVRYAPMLHTRQGLRLTTVVEAVLEGLWQAKETHGIESNVIICGIRNISPESSLEMAQLAVAYKGRGVVAFDLAGAEYDHPAKHHLPAFQLVRQNNINVTIHAGEAYGPESIQQAIHDCGAHRIGHGCRLREDGDLLHYVNDHRIALECCPSSNVQTGAVRDLASHPIKLYHDLGLRVTVNTDNRLITDTTVSNELWLTHTQVGLSLDEIKRIVLNGFKAAFLPFHVKQAWLRRVSKEVSRFHEDGNIDAPDTDSHEPLRRAEPTEPAEEATV; encoded by the coding sequence ATGGCGCTACCCATCAGCTTTTTCGAGAAGCTCCCCAAGACCGATCTCCACGTCCACCTCGACGGCTCGCTCCGGCTGGCCACCCTGATCGAGCTGGCAGAGGAGCAGGGCGTAGAGCTCCCGAGCACCGACCCGCTCGAGCTCCGCCGCAAGCTCCACCTCGGAGAGAACACCGGCTCGCTCGTCGAGTACCTCAAGGCGTTCGAGACCACCCTCAAGGTCCTGCAGACCGAGGACTCGCTCATCCGCGCGGCCCGCGAGCTGGCCGAGGACGCGGCGGCGGAGAACGTCCGCTACATGGAGGTCCGCTACGCGCCGATGCTCCACACGCGCCAGGGCCTGCGGTTGACCACCGTGGTCGAGGCCGTGCTCGAGGGGCTCTGGCAGGCGAAGGAGACGCACGGCATCGAGTCGAACGTCATCATCTGCGGCATCCGCAACATCTCCCCGGAGAGCTCGCTCGAGATGGCGCAGCTCGCCGTGGCGTACAAGGGGCGCGGCGTCGTCGCCTTCGACCTCGCGGGCGCCGAGTACGACCACCCGGCCAAGCACCATCTGCCGGCGTTCCAGCTGGTCCGCCAGAACAACATCAACGTCACGATTCACGCGGGCGAGGCCTACGGGCCCGAGTCCATCCAGCAGGCCATCCACGACTGCGGCGCGCACCGCATCGGCCACGGCTGCCGGCTCCGCGAGGACGGGGACCTGCTCCACTACGTCAACGATCACCGCATCGCGCTCGAGTGCTGCCCGAGCTCCAACGTGCAGACCGGCGCCGTCCGCGACCTCGCGAGCCACCCGATCAAGCTCTATCACGACCTCGGCCTGCGGGTGACGGTGAACACCGACAACCGCCTGATCACCGACACCACGGTGAGCAACGAGCTCTGGCTCACGCACACCCAGGTCGGCCTCAGCCTCGACGAGATCAAGCGCATCGTGCTCAACGGCTTCAAGGCGGCGTTCCTGCCGTTCCACGTCAAGCAGGCGTGGCTCCGTCGCGTGTCGAAGGAGGTCTCTCGCTTCCACGAGGACGGCAACATCGACGCGCCCGACACGGACAGCCACGAGCCGCTCCGCCGGGCCGAGCCCACGGAGCCGGCCGAAGAGGCCACCGTCTGA
- a CDS encoding glycerophosphodiester phosphodiesterase, whose amino-acid sequence MGYLDPSPIAFAHRGGAALWPENTLTSFRGAIGLGFRYIETDLHRTADGHIVCFHDPTLERTTDGIGCVWDKTLAEIKALDAGWSFTRDGVTFPFRGAPGCEVPTLEEALALHPELRLNIEIKQRTPAMEAALWDALDRLDAHERVLVAAEHDPLVDRFRKLRRRQLPTSPGVRGVLRFWLGVRSGLGRFDRYPFSALQVPVGHAGLTVVDRAFVEAAHAHGLHVHVWTIDAPEEMHRLLDLGVDGLMTDRPDLLREVFLARGLPWPIGATA is encoded by the coding sequence GTGGGCTACCTCGACCCGTCACCGATCGCCTTCGCCCATCGCGGCGGCGCGGCGCTCTGGCCCGAGAACACGCTGACGTCCTTCCGCGGCGCGATCGGGCTCGGCTTCCGGTACATCGAGACCGACCTGCACCGCACGGCCGACGGCCACATCGTCTGCTTCCACGACCCGACGCTCGAGCGCACGACGGACGGGATCGGGTGCGTCTGGGACAAGACCCTCGCGGAGATCAAGGCGCTCGACGCGGGCTGGAGCTTCACGCGGGACGGCGTGACCTTCCCGTTCCGCGGCGCGCCCGGGTGCGAGGTGCCGACGCTGGAGGAGGCCCTCGCGCTCCACCCCGAGCTGCGCCTGAACATCGAGATCAAGCAGCGGACCCCGGCTATGGAGGCCGCGCTGTGGGACGCGCTCGACCGCCTCGACGCGCACGAGCGAGTGCTGGTCGCGGCCGAGCACGATCCGCTGGTCGACCGGTTCCGGAAGCTCCGCCGACGCCAGCTGCCCACGTCGCCAGGCGTGCGGGGCGTGCTGCGCTTCTGGCTCGGCGTGCGCTCGGGGCTGGGGCGCTTCGACCGCTACCCGTTCTCCGCGCTCCAGGTGCCGGTCGGCCACGCGGGGCTCACCGTGGTCGATCGCGCGTTCGTCGAGGCGGCCCACGCGCACGGGCTGCACGTGCATGTCTGGACCATCGACGCGCCCGAGGAGATGCATCGGCTGCTCGACCTCGGGGTGGACGGCCTGATGACCGACCGCCCCGACCTGCTGCGCGAGGTCTTCCTCGCGCGCGGCCTGCCCTGGCCGATCGGCGCGACCGCCTGA
- a CDS encoding DNA-3-methyladenine glycosylase I, producing the protein MGEPVSEGAPCRWAGDDPQYRAYHDDEWGRPVGEDRRLYEKLCLEGFQSGLSWLTILRKREAFRRAFASFDPEAVSRFGEADVARLLQDASIVRHRGKIEAAIHNAARVREVQAELGSFAALIWQFEPDPAERPDELTWEVLKTISTTPASTRLAKALKARGFRFVGPTTAYAFMQSMGLVNDHVQGCPQRAAVERERATFTRPSEGFARA; encoded by the coding sequence ATGGGAGAACCGGTGTCCGAGGGCGCGCCCTGCCGCTGGGCCGGCGACGATCCTCAGTATCGCGCCTATCACGACGACGAGTGGGGTCGGCCGGTCGGAGAGGACCGCCGGCTCTACGAGAAGCTCTGCCTCGAGGGCTTCCAGAGCGGCCTGAGCTGGCTGACGATCCTGCGCAAGCGCGAGGCCTTCCGGCGGGCCTTCGCGAGCTTCGACCCCGAGGCCGTCTCCCGCTTCGGCGAGGCCGACGTCGCGCGCTTGCTCCAAGACGCGTCCATCGTGCGCCACCGCGGCAAGATCGAGGCGGCGATCCACAACGCCGCGCGCGTCCGCGAAGTGCAGGCCGAGCTGGGCTCCTTCGCCGCGCTGATCTGGCAGTTCGAGCCCGACCCCGCCGAGCGCCCCGACGAGCTGACCTGGGAGGTCCTGAAGACCATCTCGACCACCCCCGCGTCGACGCGCCTCGCGAAGGCCCTCAAGGCCCGCGGCTTCCGCTTCGTCGGCCCGACCACCGCCTACGCCTTCATGCAGTCGATGGGCCTGGTGAACGACCACGTCCAGGGCTGCCCCCAGCGCGCCGCGGTGGAGCGCGAGCGCGCCACCTTCACGCGTCCGTCAGAGGGGTTTGCGCGAGCCTGA
- a CDS encoding GNAT family N-acetyltransferase, with the protein MRAAHGGDADALARVHLESWRWAYTGLLPESYLARLREDELAARWWRRLAAGEMEESIRVLELDGRVRGFVTFGPLREEPSWLGYAGEVYMLYLAPDLVGRGLGNELLASALSELARHRCHWSVVWVLSKNERARRFYERAGMKLDGARRWDPFGERAVPVVRYAKALNPVFDFEAMRTRSSIG; encoded by the coding sequence GTGAGAGCGGCTCATGGCGGTGACGCCGACGCGCTGGCGAGGGTGCACCTCGAGAGCTGGCGCTGGGCGTACACGGGCTTGCTCCCCGAGTCCTACCTCGCTCGGCTGCGCGAGGACGAGCTCGCCGCGCGCTGGTGGCGTCGGCTCGCCGCGGGGGAGATGGAGGAGTCCATCCGGGTGCTCGAGCTCGACGGGCGGGTGCGCGGCTTCGTCACCTTCGGCCCGCTGCGCGAGGAGCCGAGCTGGCTCGGATACGCGGGCGAGGTCTACATGCTCTACCTCGCGCCCGACCTCGTGGGACGGGGCCTCGGCAACGAGCTGCTCGCGAGCGCGCTGTCGGAGCTGGCGCGCCACCGCTGCCACTGGAGCGTCGTCTGGGTGCTCTCGAAGAACGAGCGCGCCCGCCGCTTCTACGAGCGCGCGGGCATGAAGCTCGACGGGGCGCGCCGCTGGGATCCGTTCGGAGAGCGCGCGGTGCCCGTCGTGCGCTACGCGAAGGCGCTCAACCCGGTCTTCGACTTCGAGGCCATGCGCACGCGCTCGAGCATCGGCTGA
- a CDS encoding amidase has translation MPELDVARAVANARADNPRLAAICTPRYDEALRDAPRPGPLCGVPYTLKDVWDVEGLPTTRGHAPWAERVPASSGAVHRAFEAAGAVLIGKTNLGDLGITPESQSYVGGVTRNPLDPSRTAGGSSGGAAAAVAAGMSAFDWGSDYGGSIRLPAAWCGLVGLRLSRSTWPSPPEGWLPPLPHIAWLSAMGPITRDLETCRRVLDAVPSLRVAEPPQPRFAGVLVVAPDAFSAGEWPGFAREIRAALDRAGLPSWPAPLPRPAQMDRVFVALIASHAKELLRGRGPRLGPVLSALTIGRLLGDRRMHPQAARVTLELAALRLLRHRDRAGAMRDALSLRARFEALWAAGFVLVSPTSGYPAPPHGRALGLRGMASFAKMGNVSDATALTVPFGHFPGGLPRGLQWLGPPGSERRLIELASRVVRAPVA, from the coding sequence ATGCCTGAGCTGGACGTCGCCCGCGCGGTCGCGAACGCCCGGGCCGACAACCCGCGGCTCGCGGCGATCTGCACACCTCGGTACGACGAGGCGCTGCGCGACGCGCCCCGCCCGGGGCCGCTGTGTGGCGTGCCCTACACCCTGAAGGACGTCTGGGACGTCGAGGGCCTGCCCACCACCCGCGGGCACGCGCCGTGGGCCGAGCGCGTGCCCGCCTCGAGCGGCGCCGTGCACCGCGCGTTCGAGGCGGCGGGCGCCGTCCTGATCGGCAAGACCAACCTCGGCGACCTCGGCATCACCCCGGAGAGCCAGAGCTACGTGGGCGGCGTGACCAGGAACCCGCTCGACCCGAGCCGCACCGCCGGCGGCTCCTCGGGCGGCGCGGCGGCGGCGGTCGCGGCGGGCATGTCCGCCTTCGACTGGGGCAGCGACTACGGGGGCAGCATCCGCCTCCCCGCGGCGTGGTGTGGCCTCGTGGGTCTGCGGCTCAGCCGCTCCACCTGGCCCTCGCCGCCCGAGGGCTGGCTGCCGCCGCTCCCGCACATCGCCTGGCTGTCCGCGATGGGGCCGATCACACGCGACCTCGAGACCTGCCGCCGGGTCCTCGACGCGGTCCCCTCCCTGCGCGTCGCGGAGCCGCCTCAGCCGCGCTTCGCCGGGGTGCTCGTCGTCGCGCCCGACGCCTTCTCCGCGGGAGAGTGGCCGGGCTTCGCGCGCGAGATCCGCGCGGCGCTCGACCGAGCCGGGCTCCCCTCGTGGCCCGCGCCGCTGCCCCGCCCCGCGCAGATGGATCGCGTCTTCGTCGCGCTCATCGCCAGCCACGCGAAGGAGCTGCTGCGCGGGCGTGGCCCTCGGCTCGGCCCGGTGCTGAGCGCGCTGACCATCGGTCGCCTCCTGGGAGACCGGCGCATGCACCCGCAGGCGGCGCGCGTGACCCTCGAGCTGGCCGCGCTGCGTCTGCTCCGCCATCGAGACCGGGCGGGCGCGATGCGCGACGCGCTCTCGCTCCGGGCGCGCTTCGAGGCGCTCTGGGCGGCGGGCTTCGTCCTCGTCAGCCCTACGAGCGGCTACCCCGCGCCCCCGCACGGTCGGGCCCTCGGCCTCCGCGGCATGGCGAGCTTCGCGAAGATGGGCAACGTCTCGGACGCCACCGCTCTCACCGTGCCCTTCGGCCACTTCCCTGGAGGGCTGCCTCGCGGGCTCCAGTGGCTCGGGCCTCCGGGGAGCGAGCGCCGGTTGATCGAGCTCGCGTCGCGCGTCGTCCGAGCGCCTGTCGCTTGA
- a CDS encoding TatD family hydrolase — protein sequence MFDSHCHLAFDALHADLAGVARRAREAGVERVLVPGVRGAPVTPPVEGIAISHAVGVHPLAAHEPLDVDALSAAVAGAVAIGELGWDAGVEASRDTQDGVADAQIELARQLDLPVILHVVGAHGHAIERLARHGGLSGVVHAYSGSAELVARYAALGLHVSIGPSILRESARKPREAARAVPADRLLIETDAPDQAPEPADVLRVARAVADARGEDLDALASRSFENACNLFALG from the coding sequence CTGTTCGACAGCCACTGTCACCTCGCATTCGACGCGCTCCACGCGGACCTCGCCGGCGTCGCCCGGCGCGCGCGCGAGGCCGGCGTCGAGCGCGTCCTCGTCCCGGGCGTGCGCGGCGCGCCGGTCACACCGCCCGTGGAGGGGATCGCGATCTCCCACGCCGTCGGCGTGCACCCGCTGGCCGCGCACGAGCCGCTCGACGTGGACGCCCTCTCCGCCGCGGTGGCGGGCGCGGTCGCCATCGGCGAGCTCGGCTGGGACGCGGGTGTCGAGGCGTCGCGCGACACCCAGGATGGCGTGGCGGACGCCCAGATCGAGCTCGCCCGTCAGCTCGACCTACCCGTCATCCTGCACGTCGTCGGCGCGCACGGTCACGCGATCGAGCGCCTCGCGCGCCACGGAGGCCTCAGCGGCGTCGTGCACGCCTACAGCGGCTCCGCGGAGCTCGTCGCGCGCTACGCCGCGCTGGGCCTGCACGTGTCGATCGGGCCCAGCATCCTCCGCGAGAGCGCGAGGAAGCCACGCGAGGCCGCGCGCGCCGTCCCCGCGGACCGCCTCCTCATCGAGACCGACGCGCCCGACCAGGCCCCGGAGCCGGCCGACGTGCTGAGGGTCGCGCGCGCCGTCGCCGACGCGAGGGGGGAGGACCTCGACGCGCTGGCGTCGCGCTCCTTCGAGAACGCCTGCAACCTCTTCGCTCTCGGGTGA
- a CDS encoding tRNA threonylcarbamoyladenosine dehydratase, translated as MPLPMISEEAASEQPQVSARYRTHRRFDRAARLFTEPGLHRLMEARVLVVGVGGVGSFAAESLSRSAVGELVLIDFDDVCVTNANRQLHALRGNIGKSKVEVMAERLRLVNPAARVTAVPRFYEASASEDLLDGRVDFVVDAIDNLTAKAHLVATCLRRGIPLVSSMGAAARMDPTLIRVADLADTQRDPFAKALRKILRKEHGLEMLPGQPVGVPAVFSTETPREPAPVSYDEGQGFVCVCPNKNNGMHTCDKRARIDGSASFVTGAFGLAAASVVVRTLTDSR; from the coding sequence ATGCCCTTGCCGATGATCTCCGAGGAGGCCGCCTCGGAGCAGCCCCAGGTCAGCGCTCGCTACCGCACCCATCGCCGCTTCGACCGCGCGGCGCGCCTCTTCACCGAGCCGGGCCTGCACCGGCTGATGGAGGCGCGTGTGCTCGTGGTCGGCGTGGGCGGCGTCGGCTCGTTCGCCGCGGAGTCGCTCTCGCGCTCGGCGGTGGGAGAGCTCGTCCTGATCGACTTCGACGACGTGTGCGTGACCAACGCGAACCGGCAGCTCCACGCGCTCCGGGGCAACATCGGCAAGTCCAAGGTGGAGGTGATGGCCGAGCGGCTGCGCCTGGTGAACCCCGCCGCCCGCGTCACCGCGGTGCCCCGCTTCTACGAGGCGAGCGCGAGCGAGGACCTGCTCGACGGGCGCGTGGACTTCGTGGTGGACGCCATCGACAACCTCACCGCCAAGGCGCACCTGGTCGCCACCTGTCTCCGGCGCGGCATCCCGCTCGTCTCGAGCATGGGCGCGGCGGCGCGCATGGACCCGACGCTGATCCGCGTCGCCGATCTCGCGGACACCCAGCGCGATCCGTTCGCCAAGGCGCTGCGCAAGATCCTCCGCAAGGAGCACGGCCTCGAGATGCTGCCGGGACAGCCGGTGGGCGTGCCCGCGGTCTTCAGCACCGAGACGCCGCGGGAGCCCGCGCCGGTCTCCTACGACGAGGGCCAGGGCTTCGTCTGCGTATGCCCGAACAAGAACAACGGCATGCACACCTGCGACAAGCGCGCGCGGATCGACGGCTCCGCCTCGTTCGTCACGGGCGCGTTCGGGTTGGCCGCGGCGAGCGTGGTCGTTCGTACGCTGACCGATTCCCGCTGA